One genomic segment of Brassica napus cultivar Da-Ae chromosome A3, Da-Ae, whole genome shotgun sequence includes these proteins:
- the LOC106389294 gene encoding uncharacterized protein LOC106389294 has translation MVPKMKHLLHKLNMGRNSDVNGRLRDHQRACCRWRICEENGRDRLRLGVVSACPMGSGITQFASTNGLDVWLMDADGNALSRATTAISSSVNRFVSKGLMTKEVGDDAMRRL, from the exons ATGGTGCCGAAGATGAAGCATCTTCTTCACAAACTCAACATGGGAAGAAATAGTGACGTCAACGGCAGATTAAGAGACCATCAAAG AGCCTGTTGTCGCTGGCGGATCTGTGAAGAAAATGGCCGAGATAGACTGCGTCTCGGAGTAGTGAGTGCTTGTCCGATGGGTTCAGGAATCACACAATTCGCCTCCACCAACGGCCTTGACGTTTGGCTCATGGACGCTGATGGGAATGCGCTCTCTCGAGCCACCACAGCTATCTCCTCTTCCGTCAATCGTTTCGTCTCCAAAGGCCTAATGACCAAG GAAGTAGGTGATGATGCTATGCGTCGTCTATGA
- the LOC106384382 gene encoding cytochrome P450 705A20-like, which translates to MVATIIVDFQYCFIFILLCFSSLLCYTLFFRKPKDSCVDFPLPPSPPSLPIIVLVSSASVAYEIFRAHDVNISSRGLPPTEDSLFAGSFSFISAPYGDYWKFMKKILAVKKESVEICEEALKLTINSICKLIMGRCCLEEGGVAERVKRLANELDVMTRKILLANMLPPWLKKLVLSLFKKEVMVVSNRFNELIYRFQVS; encoded by the exons ATGGTGGCAACAATCATCGTTGACTTTCAGTACTGCTTCATCTTTATACTCCTCTGCTTCTCCTCACTACTCTGTTACACTCTCTTCTTCAGGAAACCAAAGGACTCATGTGTTGACTTTCCTTTGCCTCCAAGTCCTCCTTCTCTACCCATCATCG TCCTCGTCTCCTCAGCCTCAGTTGCTTATGAGATCTTCAGGGCACACGACGTGAACATCTCCTCTCGCGGTTTACCTCCGACAGAAGATTCTCTTTTCGCTGGATCTTTCAGCTTCATCTCTGCTCCCTATGGAGATTActggaagttcatgaagaagaTTCTT GCAGTGAAGAAAGAGAGCGTGGAGATCTGTGAGGAAGCGTTGAAGCTTACTATCAACAGCATCTGCAAGTTGATCATGGGGAGGTGTTGTCTGGAGGAGGGAGGTGTGGCGGAGAGAGTCAAGCGATTAGCTAATGAGTTAGATGTTATGACGAGGAAGATTTTGTTGGCAAACATGTTGCCCCCATGGTTAAAGAAGCTTGTTCTCTCACTGTTTAAAAAGGAAGTGATGGTTGTTTCCAACAGGTTCAATGAGCTTATTTACAGATTTCAGGTGTCGTAA
- the LOC111214655 gene encoding geranylgeranyl pyrophosphate synthase 10, mitochondrial-like — MGTQDALLYTLISILLSLLLLFWRFLWLSYIAVTSTTHLTSHHNPSTSHSLTAESDESEFMSYMLRKSKSVNKALDEAVPLCEPVLKIREAMRYTLLSNGKRVRPMLCLAACELVGGHESTAMPSACAVEMIHASSIILDDLPCMDDDSLRRGKPTNHKVFGEDIAILASVALMGLAVKKTSSSTDVPPEMVLRAVQVMTQAVGTEGLVAGQAEDLAGERMSFEENEDGLEHLEFIHIHKTASLLEAAAVVGAIMGGGSDEEIERLRKYARCIGLMFQVVDDVLDVTRSSEELGKTAGKDVMAGKLTYPKVMGVEKSREYAERLNREAREHLRGFDSDKAAPLLFLADYIVNRQN; from the coding sequence ATGGGAACTCAAGACGCTCTTCTTTACACTCTCATCTCCATCCTTCTATCTCTCCTACTCTTGTTTTGGAGATTCCTATGGCTCTCTTACATAGCTGTTACATCTACGACACATCTAACCAGCCACCATAATCCCTCGACCAGCCATTCTCTGACGGCTGAAAGCGACGAATCTGAGTTCATGTCCTATATGCTACGTAAGTCTAAGTCCGTCAACAAGGCACTAGACGAGGCCGTTCCACTTTGCGAGCCAGTACTCAAGATCCGTGAGGCCATGAGGTATACGCTTCTCTCCAACGGCAAACGCGTAAGACCAATGCTTTGTTTGGCTGCATGCGAGCTAGTCGGCGGCCATGAGTCAACCGCTATGCCTTCGGCATGTGCAGTTGAGATGATCCACGCGTCGTCTATCATCTTAGACGACCTCCCTTGCATGGACGATGACAGCCTCCGCCGCGGAAAACCCACCAACCATAAAGTATTTGGCGAGGATATAGCCATTTTGGCGTCCGTTGCGCTCATGGGTTTGGCCGTCAAAAAAACCTCGTCATCCACCGATGTTCCTCCAGAGATGGTTCTCCGGGCGGTTCAGGTGATGACGCAAGCGGTGGGAACAGAAGGGCTCGTTGCAGGACAAGCTGAGGATCTTGCCGGAGAAAGGATGAGCTTTGAGGAAAATGAAGACGGGTTGGAACATCTTGAGTTTATACATATTCATAAAACGGCGTCGTTGCTTGAAGCAGCTGCGGTGGTGGGAGCCATAATGGGAGGTGGCTCTGATGAGGAGATTGAGAGGCTTAGGAAGTACGCGAGATGCATTGGGCTGATGTTTCAAGTGGTGGATGATGTGCTCGACGTGACTAGGTCGTCAGAGGAGCTGGGGAAAACCGCTGGTAAAGATGTGATGGCTGGTAAGCTGACGTATCCGAAAGTGATGGGAGTGGAGAAGTCGAGAGAATATGCAGAAAGGTTGAACAGAGAAGCCAGAGAGCATCTTCGTGGGTTTGATTCAGACAAGGCAGCTCCTCTGTTGTTTCTGGCTGATTACATTGTCAACAGACAAAACTGA
- the LOC106384381 gene encoding cytochrome P450 705A20-like isoform X1, with the protein MMETIVIDFQNSFIFIFLCFFSLLCYTLFFRKPKDFDLPPSPPSLPIIGHLHLLLSALIHRSLQKLSSKYGSLLYLRIFSSPIVLVSSASVAYEIFRAHDVNISSRGFPPTGASLFAGSFSFISAPYGEYMKFMKKVLVTNLLGPQALKRSRRVRADELDRFYDNLFEKAAKKETVEIFEEVLKLVNDSICKLIMGRCCPEEEDVVERVKGLAIELDVSSKKILLANLLPPWLKKLVLSLFKKEVKAISNSFDELLEKILAEHEEKQGENHQGKDLMDVLLAAYGDPYGEYKITTNHIKSFYVDLLFAGVTNSALPIQWTLAEIINSPNSLERLRVELDSVVGTTRLIQETDLPNLPYLQAVVKEGLRLHPPEPMFERFSQEGCRVGGFYVPEKTSIMVNAYAMMRDPNYWADPDEFKPERFLVTWQEEERRGQALKYIPFGSGRRGCPGENLAHIFIGTAIGVMVQGFEWRFKEEKVKMEEAVAGLSLTMAHPLKCTPVARTLNPLTSRGSF; encoded by the exons ATGATGGAAACAATCGTCATTGACTTTCAGAACTCCTTTATCTTTATCTTCCTCTGCTTCTTCTCACTACTCTGTTACACTCTCTTCTTCAGGAAACCAAAGGACTTTGATTTGCCTCCGAGTCCTCCTTCTCTACCCATCATCGGTCATCTTCACCTTCTTCTCTCTGCTCTAATCCACAGATCCTTACAGAAACTCTCCTCCAAGTATGGATCTCTTCTCTATCTCCGCATCTTCAGTTCCCCCATAGTACTCGTCTCCTCAGCGTCAGTTGCTTATGAGATCTTCAGGGCACACGACGTGAACATCTCCTCTCGCGGTTTCCCTCCGACCGGAGCTTCCCTTTTCGCTGGTTCTTTCAGCTTCATCTCTGCTCCCTATGGAGAATACATGAAGTTCATGAAGAAGGTTCTTGTCACCAACCTGCTAGGACCTCAGGCTCTCAAGCGGTCACGGAGAGTCCGTGCTGACGAGCTAGATCGGTTTTACGATAACTTGTTCGAGAAGGCAGCAAAGAAGGAGACCGTGGAGATCTTCGAGGAAGTGTTGAAGCTCGTTAACGATAGCATCTGCAAGTTGATCATGGGGAGGTGTTGTCCAGAGGAGGAAGATGTGGTGGAGAGAGTCAAGGGATTAGCTATTGAGTTAGATGTTTCGTCGAAGAAGATTTTGTTGGCAAACCTGCTGCCCCCATGGTTAAAGAAGCTTGTTCTCTCACTGTTTAAAAAAGAAGTGAAGGCTATTTCAAACAGCTTCGATGAGCTGCTCGAAAAGATTCTTGCGGAACACGAAGAGAAGCAGGGAGAGAATCATCAAGGTAAGGACTTGATGGATGTGTTGTTGGCAGCTTATG GAGACC CTTATGGTGAGTATAAGATCACTACGAACCATATCAAGTCTTTTTATGTG GATCTTTTATTTGCTGGCGTTACCAACTCGGCGCTACCAATACAGTGGACACTGGCAGAGATTATCAACAGCCCCAATTCTCTTGAGAGACTGAGAGTGGAACTCGATTCCGTGGTAGGGACGACAAGGTTGATTCAAGAAACAGATTTACCAAACCTCCCTTATTTGCAAGCAGTGGTCAAGGAAGGGCTAAGACTGCACCCGCCGGAGCCTATGTTCGAGAGATTCTCCCAAGAAGGGTGTAGGGTAGGAGGGTTCTATGTACCAGAGAAAACATCCATAATGGTTAATGCTTATGCTATGATGAGAGATCCAAATTACTGGGCAGATCCTGACGAGTTTAAGCCAGAGAGGTTTTTAGTTACATGGCAAGAGGAGGAGAGAAGAGGTCAAGCACTTAAGTACATTCCTTTTGGAAGTGGAAGAAGAGGTTGTCCTGGAGAGAATCTAGCTCATATCTTTATAGGAACTGCAATAGGAGTGATGGTGCAGGGATTTGAATGGAGGTTCAAAGAAGAGAAAGTTAAAATGGAAGAGGCTGTTGCAGGACTGAGCTTGACTATGGCTCATCCTCTTAAGTGCACTCCTGTTGCTCGAACTCTAAACCCTCTAACGAGTCGTGGTAGCTTCTAG
- the LOC106384381 gene encoding cytochrome P450 705A22-like isoform X3: MMETIVIDFQNSFIFIFLCFFSLLCYTLFFRKPKDFDLPPSPPSLPIIGHLHLLLSALIHRSLQKLSSKYGSLLYLRIFSSPIVLVSSASVAYEIFRAHDVNISSRGFPPTGASLFAGSFSFISAPYGEYMKFMKKVLVTNLLGPQALKRSRRVRADELDRFYDNLFEKAAKKETVEIFEEVLKLVNDSICKLIMGRCCPEEEDVVERVKGLAIELDVSSKKILLANLFKKEVKAISNSFDELLEKILAEHEEKQGENHQGKDLMDVLLAAYGEYKITTNHIKSFYVDLLFAGVTNSALPIQWTLAEIINSPNSLERLRVELDSVVGTTRLIQETDLPNLPYLQAVVKEGLRLHPPEPMFERFSQEGCRVGGFYVPEKTSIMVNAYAMMRDPNYWADPDEFKPERFLVTWQEEERRGQALKYIPFGSGRRGCPGENLAHIFIGTAIGVMVQGFEWRFKEEKVKMEEAVAGLSLTMAHPLKCTPVARTLNPLTSRGSF, translated from the exons ATGATGGAAACAATCGTCATTGACTTTCAGAACTCCTTTATCTTTATCTTCCTCTGCTTCTTCTCACTACTCTGTTACACTCTCTTCTTCAGGAAACCAAAGGACTTTGATTTGCCTCCGAGTCCTCCTTCTCTACCCATCATCGGTCATCTTCACCTTCTTCTCTCTGCTCTAATCCACAGATCCTTACAGAAACTCTCCTCCAAGTATGGATCTCTTCTCTATCTCCGCATCTTCAGTTCCCCCATAGTACTCGTCTCCTCAGCGTCAGTTGCTTATGAGATCTTCAGGGCACACGACGTGAACATCTCCTCTCGCGGTTTCCCTCCGACCGGAGCTTCCCTTTTCGCTGGTTCTTTCAGCTTCATCTCTGCTCCCTATGGAGAATACATGAAGTTCATGAAGAAGGTTCTTGTCACCAACCTGCTAGGACCTCAGGCTCTCAAGCGGTCACGGAGAGTCCGTGCTGACGAGCTAGATCGGTTTTACGATAACTTGTTCGAGAAGGCAGCAAAGAAGGAGACCGTGGAGATCTTCGAGGAAGTGTTGAAGCTCGTTAACGATAGCATCTGCAAGTTGATCATGGGGAGGTGTTGTCCAGAGGAGGAAGATGTGGTGGAGAGAGTCAAGGGATTAGCTATTGAGTTAGATGTTTCGTCGAAGAAGATTTTGTTGGCAAAC CTGTTTAAAAAAGAAGTGAAGGCTATTTCAAACAGCTTCGATGAGCTGCTCGAAAAGATTCTTGCGGAACACGAAGAGAAGCAGGGAGAGAATCATCAAGGTAAGGACTTGATGGATGTGTTGTTGGCAGCTTATGGTGAGTATAAGATCACTACGAACCATATCAAGTCTTTTTATGTG GATCTTTTATTTGCTGGCGTTACCAACTCGGCGCTACCAATACAGTGGACACTGGCAGAGATTATCAACAGCCCCAATTCTCTTGAGAGACTGAGAGTGGAACTCGATTCCGTGGTAGGGACGACAAGGTTGATTCAAGAAACAGATTTACCAAACCTCCCTTATTTGCAAGCAGTGGTCAAGGAAGGGCTAAGACTGCACCCGCCGGAGCCTATGTTCGAGAGATTCTCCCAAGAAGGGTGTAGGGTAGGAGGGTTCTATGTACCAGAGAAAACATCCATAATGGTTAATGCTTATGCTATGATGAGAGATCCAAATTACTGGGCAGATCCTGACGAGTTTAAGCCAGAGAGGTTTTTAGTTACATGGCAAGAGGAGGAGAGAAGAGGTCAAGCACTTAAGTACATTCCTTTTGGAAGTGGAAGAAGAGGTTGTCCTGGAGAGAATCTAGCTCATATCTTTATAGGAACTGCAATAGGAGTGATGGTGCAGGGATTTGAATGGAGGTTCAAAGAAGAGAAAGTTAAAATGGAAGAGGCTGTTGCAGGACTGAGCTTGACTATGGCTCATCCTCTTAAGTGCACTCCTGTTGCTCGAACTCTAAACCCTCTAACGAGTCGTGGTAGCTTCTAG
- the LOC106384381 gene encoding cytochrome P450 705A22-like isoform X2 gives MMETIVIDFQNSFIFIFLCFFSLLCYTLFFRKPKDFDLPPSPPSLPIIGHLHLLLSALIHRSLQKLSSKYGSLLYLRIFSSPIVLVSSASVAYEIFRAHDVNISSRGFPPTGASLFAGSFSFISAPYGEYMKFMKKVLVTNLLGPQALKRSRRVRADELDRFYDNLFEKAAKKETVEIFEEVLKLVNDSICKLIMGRFDHGERVKGLAIELDVSSKKILLANLLPPWLKKLVLSLFKKEVKAISNSFDELLEKILAEHEEKQGENHQGKDLMDVLLAAYGEYKITTNHIKSFYVDLLFAGVTNSALPIQWTLAEIINSPNSLERLRVELDSVVGTTRLIQETDLPNLPYLQAVVKEGLRLHPPEPMFERFSQEGCRVGGFYVPEKTSIMVNAYAMMRDPNYWADPDEFKPERFLVTWQEEERRGQALKYIPFGSGRRGCPGENLAHIFIGTAIGVMVQGFEWRFKEEKVKMEEAVAGLSLTMAHPLKCTPVARTLNPLTSRGSF, from the exons ATGATGGAAACAATCGTCATTGACTTTCAGAACTCCTTTATCTTTATCTTCCTCTGCTTCTTCTCACTACTCTGTTACACTCTCTTCTTCAGGAAACCAAAGGACTTTGATTTGCCTCCGAGTCCTCCTTCTCTACCCATCATCGGTCATCTTCACCTTCTTCTCTCTGCTCTAATCCACAGATCCTTACAGAAACTCTCCTCCAAGTATGGATCTCTTCTCTATCTCCGCATCTTCAGTTCCCCCATAGTACTCGTCTCCTCAGCGTCAGTTGCTTATGAGATCTTCAGGGCACACGACGTGAACATCTCCTCTCGCGGTTTCCCTCCGACCGGAGCTTCCCTTTTCGCTGGTTCTTTCAGCTTCATCTCTGCTCCCTATGGAGAATACATGAAGTTCATGAAGAAGGTTCTTGTCACCAACCTGCTAGGACCTCAGGCTCTCAAGCGGTCACGGAGAGTCCGTGCTGACGAGCTAGATCGGTTTTACGATAACTTGTTCGAGAAGGCAGCAAAGAAGGAGACCGTGGAGATCTTCGAGGAAGTGTTGAAGCTCGTTAACGATAGCATCTGCAAGTTGATCATGGGGAGGT TTGATCATGGGGAG AGAGTCAAGGGATTAGCTATTGAGTTAGATGTTTCGTCGAAGAAGATTTTGTTGGCAAACCTGCTGCCCCCATGGTTAAAGAAGCTTGTTCTCTCACTGTTTAAAAAAGAAGTGAAGGCTATTTCAAACAGCTTCGATGAGCTGCTCGAAAAGATTCTTGCGGAACACGAAGAGAAGCAGGGAGAGAATCATCAAGGTAAGGACTTGATGGATGTGTTGTTGGCAGCTTATGGTGAGTATAAGATCACTACGAACCATATCAAGTCTTTTTATGTG GATCTTTTATTTGCTGGCGTTACCAACTCGGCGCTACCAATACAGTGGACACTGGCAGAGATTATCAACAGCCCCAATTCTCTTGAGAGACTGAGAGTGGAACTCGATTCCGTGGTAGGGACGACAAGGTTGATTCAAGAAACAGATTTACCAAACCTCCCTTATTTGCAAGCAGTGGTCAAGGAAGGGCTAAGACTGCACCCGCCGGAGCCTATGTTCGAGAGATTCTCCCAAGAAGGGTGTAGGGTAGGAGGGTTCTATGTACCAGAGAAAACATCCATAATGGTTAATGCTTATGCTATGATGAGAGATCCAAATTACTGGGCAGATCCTGACGAGTTTAAGCCAGAGAGGTTTTTAGTTACATGGCAAGAGGAGGAGAGAAGAGGTCAAGCACTTAAGTACATTCCTTTTGGAAGTGGAAGAAGAGGTTGTCCTGGAGAGAATCTAGCTCATATCTTTATAGGAACTGCAATAGGAGTGATGGTGCAGGGATTTGAATGGAGGTTCAAAGAAGAGAAAGTTAAAATGGAAGAGGCTGTTGCAGGACTGAGCTTGACTATGGCTCATCCTCTTAAGTGCACTCCTGTTGCTCGAACTCTAAACCCTCTAACGAGTCGTGGTAGCTTCTAG
- the LOC106389293 gene encoding kinesin-like protein KIN-12F: MADSRWSFLPKSVSAHLNPRSDIENAPPNIPDPRAKSISKSPALRSQIDRRSQVSATRRTALKARSEVEEASNPRHVKVVVRIRPTKEYCWTVKKLSDDSYSVRDRKFTFDSVLDSIHNQEDVFQQIGVPLVRDALSGYNTSVLSYGQNGSGKTYTMWGPAGSMLEDPSPKGEQGLAPRVFQMLFSEIEREKMKSDVNYQCRCSFLEIYNGQISDLIDQTQRNLKIKDDAKNGTYVENLTAEYVDSYEDVAQILMKGLSSRKVGATSTSFQSSRSHVILSFIIESWSKGASTRCFNTTRTSRINLVDLAGVGTNVRDATKHCVEEEKFLKKSLSELGHVVDALAKNVHPGISDRSLHKTSCLTHLLQESLGGNSKLTILCNIVPSDKNTKRTMSTLRFGERAKSMGNKPLINEISEEDVNDLSDQIRLLKEELLRAKADCHSVGSKDNHHLGAKSARENLNQLRVSLNRSLMLPKIDIDEEEITVDEDDVKELHQQIKSFRGSFSEKQKKLPVYRESVSSSFVTAFGESELMDDDEIFSEEVEAEEKDLDESFKECDDASAATITKSTEKSRIKEFASANNMSINPCRQSLILQEPIQSESPKIRNSLRKSIALSSSCLRNQNSLAQSIKSSCLAESQHIRASLRGSKIFTGSTESLAASLRRGLDIIENPLSPASNGCSVSLSSDNLTMQPSTETLQDDQVPLSPLCPSCRQKSENNSTVLSSSKLSNVVEGDGHHQRLTEKQQELEILCTEQAAKIEKLTRLVEQHKHQTVNETEKLAGASNGEQFSSANENQLLSCNDVVERDQANQIPDGDFDIGEKEALLKEIEDLTSKLQKPVTMSTNELRSSLLARSFQLRNKNAEKDIEEERLKCTEMESEWISLTDELRVEIETQRSRADKAEGQLKQEKLSTEELEDALRRAVLGHARFVEHYTELQEKYNDLGSRYKATGEWITELKKAVAKAGKKGCGSRFAKSLATELSALRVEKERERDFLKKENVSLKIQLRDTAEAVHTAGEVLVRLREAEQSASAAEEKFNEVEEENEKLKKKMEKLKRRHKLEMATLKQSLKQNTLPESALQPLHQRNLEIEEEGM; encoded by the exons ATGGCGGATTCAAGATGGAGCTTCCTTCCCAAATCCGTATCCGCACACTTGAACCCTAGATCCGACATCGAGAACGCACCTCCGAACATCCCTGACCCGAGAGCTaaatcaatttcgaaatcacCGGCTCTCAGGAGTCAGATCGACCGGCGAAGCCAAGTGTCAGCGACTCGG CGAACGGCGTTGAAAGCTCGCAGTGAAGTAGAGGAAGCTTCGAATCCACGGCATGTGAAGGTTGTGGTGAGGATTAGACCTACGAAAGAGTATTGCTGGACTGTTAAAAAGCTTTCCGATGATTCTTATTCCGTTAGGGATCGCAAGTTTACTTTCGACTCTGTTCTCGACTCTATTCATAATCAG GAGGATGTGTTTCAGCAAATAGGTGTTCCTTTGGTGAGGGATGCATTATCAGGTTACAACACTAGTGTCCTATCATATGGACAG AATGGAAGCGGGAAGACATACACAATGTGGGGTCCAGCAGGTTCAATGCTGGAAGATCCATCTCCTAAAGGCGAGCAAGGACTCGCGCCTCGCGTCTTTCAAATGCTGTTTTCTGAAATTGAGAGA gagaagatgaAGTCCGATGTAAACTATCAGTGCCGTTGTTCTTTTCTTGAG ATATACAATGGGCAAATCAGTGATTTGATCGATCAAACCCAGAGAAACCTTAAG ATAAAGGATGATGCAAAGAATGGTACTTATGTTGAAAACTTGACTGCGGAATATGTGGATAGCTACGAGGATGTTGCTCAAATATTGATGAAG GGGCTGTCAAGCAGAAAAGTTGGAGCAACTAGCACAAGTTTTCAAAGTTCTAGATCACATGTCATACTTTCTTTCATAATTGAGTCCTGGAGCAAG GGAGCTTCAACAAGGTGTTTCAATACCACCAGAACAAGCAGAATCAACCTTGTTGATCTTGCTGGAGTGGGAACAAATGTACGTGATGCTACTAAACACTGTGTGGAGGAAGAGAAATTCCTAAAGAAGTCCCTATCCGAGCTCGG ACATGTTGTAGATGCCCTTGCCAAAAACGTCCACCCTGGAATATCTGACCGCAGTCTTCATAAAACTTCATGCTTGACGCATTTATTACAAGAATCGCTTGGTGGAAATTCAAAGCTCACTATCCTGTGCAACATTGTTCCAAGCGACAA AAACACAAAAAGAACAATGAGCACCCTTCGATTTGGTGAACGAGCTAAATCTATGGGAAACAAACCACTGATAAATGAGATCTCAGAAGAAGATGTGAATGATTTGAGTGACCAGATTCGTCTTCTAAAG GAAGAACTTTTAAGAGCCAAAGCTGATTGTCACTCTGTTGGGAGTAAAGATAATCATCATCTTGGAGCAAAGAGTGCACGTGAAAATTTGAATCAACTAAGAGTTAGTCTTAACCGGTCCCTAATGCTGCCAAAAATTGATATTGATGAGGAAGAGATAACGGTTGATGAGGATGATGTAAAGGAACTCCATCAGCAAATCAAGTCCTTCCGTGGTTCATTCAGTGAGAAACAAAAGAAGCTCCCTGTCTACAGAGAGTCAGTCAGCTCTTCCTTTGTTACAGCATTCGGTGAATCAGAGCTAATGGATGATGATGAGATCTTTTCAGAAGAAGTAGAAGCTGAAGAGAAAGATTTGGATGAATCTTTCAAAGAATGTGACGACGCCAGTGCTGCAACAATCACCAAATCAACTGAGAAATCCAGGATAAAGGAATTTGCATCGGCAAACAACATGTCAATAAATCCTTGCCGCCAATCCTTAATCTTGCAAGAACCAATCCAGTCAGAGTCTCCTAAAATCAGAAACTCTCTAAGGAAGAGCATAGCTCTTTCTTCCTCATGTCTCAGGAACCAGAATAGCCTGGCGCAGAGCATAAAGTCCTCGTGTCTTGCAGAGAGCCAACATATCAGGGCATCTTTACGTGGAAGCAAGATATTCACAGGCTCCACGGAATCTCTGGCTGCAAGTCTGCGGAGAGGCTTGGATATTATTGAAAATCCGCTGAGCCCTGCATCAAACGGATGCTCAGTTTCTTTGTCTTCTGATAACTTGACCATGCAACCTTCCACGGAGACACTGCAAGATGATCAAGTACCTCTTTCACCACTCTGTCCTTCCTGCAGACAGAAATCTGAGAACAATTCTACTGTTCTTAGCAGCTCTAAATTGTCAAACGTAGTTGAAGGA GATGGACATCATCAAAGGCTTACTGAGAAGCAGCAAGAGCTTGAAATTTTGTGCACAGAGCAAGCAGCCAAGATTGAGAAGCTAACGCGCCTG GTAGAGCAACACAAACATCAAACTGTGAATGAAACAGAAAAACTTGCTGGAGCAAGTAACGGAGAACAGTTTTCTTCAGCAAACGAAAATCAG CTTCTCAGCTGTAATGATGTTGTTGAGCGTGACCAAGCAAACCAGATCCCAGATGGAGACTTTGATATTGGCGAGAAGGAGGCACTACTTAAAGAAATTGAAGATCTGACAAGCAAATTGCAGAAACCTGTAACCATGTCCACCAACGAGCTGAGATCATCTTTGTTGGCCCGTTCGTTTCAACTACGCAACAAGAATGCTGAAAAAGATATCGAGGAAGAACGACTTAAGTGCACAGAAATGGAGAGCGAGTGGATATCATTGACAGACGAACTCAGAGTTGAGATTGAAACACAACGCTCACGCGCAGATAAAGCTGAAGGACAGCTTAAACAAGAGAAACTATCTACTGAGGAGTTAGAGGATGCACTTCGACGAGCTGTTCTTGGTCATGCCAGGTTTGTTGAGCACTACACAGAGCTACAAGAGAAGTACAACGACTTAGGCTCAAGGTATAAAGCAACGGGGGAGTGGATAACAGAGTTGAAGAAGGCAGTAGCAAAGGCTGGGAAAAAAGGTTGCGGTTCCCGTTTCGCTAAATCACTTGCTACTGAGCTCTCTGCACTCCGagtagaaaaagagagagaaagagattttTTGAAGAAGGAGAACGTGAGCCTTAAGATTCAACTGAGGGATACCGCTGAAGCTGTTCATACTGCTGGAGAAGTTCTTGTTAGACTCAGAGAAGCCGAACAATCAGCATCAGCTGCTGAG GAAAAGTTTAATGAGGTGGAAGAAGAAAACGAGAAGCTaaagaagaaaatggaaaagCTGAAGAGGAGACACAAGTTAGAAATGGCAACACTCAAACAGAGTCTAAAGCAAAACACATTGCCAGAATCTGCATTACAGCCACTGCATCAGAGGAACTTGGAGATTGAAGAAGAAGGTATGTAG